From one Oncorhynchus keta strain PuntledgeMale-10-30-2019 chromosome 30, Oket_V2, whole genome shotgun sequence genomic stretch:
- the LOC118363522 gene encoding zinc finger protein with KRAB and SCAN domains 1-like isoform X4 — protein sequence MADSVETFQTHLTSVMDSLIRASVCEITKLFQDTVNDYLVEISLNRKEMDALKLRLRLTENKLRNERKYGMGWAENRRNAGLIVSEDGGRKKRKIEVPRKCSYLSSDVVEGGYQPASLRLIKEALKMDPPNQNRHTGSRNHSEGDMEFSPMAQEALKRPSAVRHEEGDDEEWDVGSPPTEVSEGVLSVEDLSGLETALRAERGRQQAALRIPPTAGSNHGSMTPDLEVIAGSEFSLGQKYIGLDGLEQEGALGSPTPSERDSSDALQGPGARLKEGERALPGGAGGVLQPRWPKRPRDGEGMEEQGGSDEALHHPSAPGSVDDSGEEETGDLMHFCTQCGGGFANEAELEEHPCPLGDTHLQGGTEATLFPCASCGHAFSHAWALKNHECVCAAERPHRCELCGKGFTHSRSLERHQVVHTGERPHRCQQCGRSFSRLSNLERHQRIHTGERPYGCEVCGRRFSRVEYLKRHQLIHSGDRDKAGSAHQCSQCGKGFSEPEQLKNHECFL from the exons ATGGCGGACTCGGTGGAGACGTTCCAGACCCACCTAACCTCAGTCATGGACAGTTTGATCCGCGCATCGGTGTGCGAGATCACCAAACTGTTCCAGGACACGGTGAATGACTATCTGGTGGAAATATCGCTGAACAGGAAGGAAATGGACGCTCTAAAACTCCGACTCCGACTGACGGAGAACAAACTGAGAAATGAACGCAAGTACGGGATGGGGTGGGCAGAGAATCGCCGCAATGCTGGTTTGATAGTGTCTGAGGACGGTGGGCGGAAAAAGCGGAAAATTGAAGTGCCTCGTAAGTGTTCATATTTA TCCAGTGACGTGGTGGAGGGGGGCTACCAGCCTGCGTCTCTGCGGCTGATCAAGGAAGCCCTGAAGATGGACCCGCCCAACCAGAACCGCCATACTGGATCCAGAAACCACAGCGAAG GAGACATGGAGTTCAGCCCTATGGCCCAGGAGGCCCTGAAGCGGCCCTCAGCCGTAAGGcatgaagagggggatgacgaGGAGTGGGACGTGGGGTCCCCTCCAACAGAGGTGTCGGAGGGGGTGCTGAGCGTGGAGGACCTGAGTGGGCTGGAGACGGCCCTGAGGGCAGAGAGGGGGCGCCAGCAAGCAGCCCTGAGGATTCCTCCCACAGCAGGCTCCAACCATGGCTCCATGACCCCTGACCTGGAAGTCATAGCAGGTAGCGAGTTCAGCCTGGGCCAGAAGTACATTGGTCTGGATGGGTTGGAACAGGAGGGGGCGCTGGGGAGTCCCACACCCTCAGAGAGGGACTCTAGTGATGCCCTGCAGGGTCCTGGTGCCCGTCTGAAGGAAGGTGAGAGGGCACTGCCAGGGGGGGCTGGAGGAGTGCTGCAGCCACGCTGGCCCAAGAGGCCGAGGGAcggtgaggggatggaggagcagggaggcTCAGATGAGGCCCTGCATCACCCATCTGCTCCGGGTAGCGTGGATGACAGTGGTGAGGAGGAGACCGGAGACCTGATGCATTTCTGCACGCAGTGCGGTGGGGGCTTTGCCAACGAGGCTGAGCTGGAGGAGCacccctgccccctgggggacACTCACCTGCAGGGAGGGACGGAGGCCACCCTGTTTCCCTGCGCTTCATGCGGCCACGCCTTCAGCCATGCCTGGGCCCTGAAGAACCACGAGTGTGTGTGCGCGGCCGAGCGGCCCCACCGCTGCGAGCTCTGTGGGAAGGGCTTCACACACTCTCGCTCGCTGGAGAGGCACCAGGTggttcacactggagagaggCCACACCGCTGCCAGCAGTGCGGGCGGAGCTTTAGTCGCCTAAGCAACCTGGAGAGGCACCAGCGGATCCACACGGGCGAGCGTCCATACGGGTGCGAGGTGTGCGGCAGGCGTTTCAGCAGAGTAGAGTACCTGAAAAGACACCAGCTGATCCACAGTGGAGACCGAGACAAGGCCGGCAGCGCCCACCAGTGCTCTCAGTGTGGGAAAGGCTTCAGCGAACCAGAGCAGCTCAAAAACCATGAGTGCTTTTTATAG
- the LOC118363522 gene encoding zinc finger protein with KRAB and SCAN domains 1-like isoform X3: MADSVETFQTHLTSVMDSLIRASVCEITKLFQDTVNDYLVEISLNRKEMDALKLRLRLTENKLRNERKYGMGWAENRRNAGLIVSEDGGRKKRKIEVPRKCSYLSSDVVEGGYQPASLRLIKEALKMDPPNQNRHTGSRNHSEVGDMEFSPMAQEALKRPSAVRHEEGDDEEWDVGSPPTEVSEGVLSVEDLSGLETALRAERGRQQAALRIPPTAGSNHGSMTPDLEVIAGSEFSLGQKYIGLDGLEQEGALGSPTPSERDSSDALQGPGARLKEGERALPGGAGGVLQPRWPKRPRDGEGMEEQGGSDEALHHPSAPGSVDDSGEEETGDLMHFCTQCGGGFANEAELEEHPCPLGDTHLQGGTEATLFPCASCGHAFSHAWALKNHECVCAAERPHRCELCGKGFTHSRSLERHQVVHTGERPHRCQQCGRSFSRLSNLERHQRIHTGERPYGCEVCGRRFSRVEYLKRHQLIHSGDRDKAGSAHQCSQCGKGFSEPEQLKNHECFL; this comes from the exons ATGGCGGACTCGGTGGAGACGTTCCAGACCCACCTAACCTCAGTCATGGACAGTTTGATCCGCGCATCGGTGTGCGAGATCACCAAACTGTTCCAGGACACGGTGAATGACTATCTGGTGGAAATATCGCTGAACAGGAAGGAAATGGACGCTCTAAAACTCCGACTCCGACTGACGGAGAACAAACTGAGAAATGAACGCAAGTACGGGATGGGGTGGGCAGAGAATCGCCGCAATGCTGGTTTGATAGTGTCTGAGGACGGTGGGCGGAAAAAGCGGAAAATTGAAGTGCCTCGTAAGTGTTCATATTTA TCCAGTGACGTGGTGGAGGGGGGCTACCAGCCTGCGTCTCTGCGGCTGATCAAGGAAGCCCTGAAGATGGACCCGCCCAACCAGAACCGCCATACTGGATCCAGAAACCACAGCGAAG TAGGAGACATGGAGTTCAGCCCTATGGCCCAGGAGGCCCTGAAGCGGCCCTCAGCCGTAAGGcatgaagagggggatgacgaGGAGTGGGACGTGGGGTCCCCTCCAACAGAGGTGTCGGAGGGGGTGCTGAGCGTGGAGGACCTGAGTGGGCTGGAGACGGCCCTGAGGGCAGAGAGGGGGCGCCAGCAAGCAGCCCTGAGGATTCCTCCCACAGCAGGCTCCAACCATGGCTCCATGACCCCTGACCTGGAAGTCATAGCAGGTAGCGAGTTCAGCCTGGGCCAGAAGTACATTGGTCTGGATGGGTTGGAACAGGAGGGGGCGCTGGGGAGTCCCACACCCTCAGAGAGGGACTCTAGTGATGCCCTGCAGGGTCCTGGTGCCCGTCTGAAGGAAGGTGAGAGGGCACTGCCAGGGGGGGCTGGAGGAGTGCTGCAGCCACGCTGGCCCAAGAGGCCGAGGGAcggtgaggggatggaggagcagggaggcTCAGATGAGGCCCTGCATCACCCATCTGCTCCGGGTAGCGTGGATGACAGTGGTGAGGAGGAGACCGGAGACCTGATGCATTTCTGCACGCAGTGCGGTGGGGGCTTTGCCAACGAGGCTGAGCTGGAGGAGCacccctgccccctgggggacACTCACCTGCAGGGAGGGACGGAGGCCACCCTGTTTCCCTGCGCTTCATGCGGCCACGCCTTCAGCCATGCCTGGGCCCTGAAGAACCACGAGTGTGTGTGCGCGGCCGAGCGGCCCCACCGCTGCGAGCTCTGTGGGAAGGGCTTCACACACTCTCGCTCGCTGGAGAGGCACCAGGTggttcacactggagagaggCCACACCGCTGCCAGCAGTGCGGGCGGAGCTTTAGTCGCCTAAGCAACCTGGAGAGGCACCAGCGGATCCACACGGGCGAGCGTCCATACGGGTGCGAGGTGTGCGGCAGGCGTTTCAGCAGAGTAGAGTACCTGAAAAGACACCAGCTGATCCACAGTGGAGACCGAGACAAGGCCGGCAGCGCCCACCAGTGCTCTCAGTGTGGGAAAGGCTTCAGCGAACCAGAGCAGCTCAAAAACCATGAGTGCTTTTTATAG
- the LOC118363520 gene encoding zinc-binding protein A33-like, with protein MATDASTLEELHSELTCPVCLELFREPVILECGHHFCRVCITQCWEAKYDEHPTCPKCRKTCAPKLRPNSLLCNVVDSVRRARAMDGKPGDQESSQEDTEERQRGGIMPSSGFSFTDFSPRLESDRCEEHEEKLKLFCEDDQLAICLVCGMSRDHKTHNVIPINEAFENYKDKLSIALERVMIQTEQASLCQVQTNNKIMLIKERAGDIEEQVSAEFGRLREFLLQEEERVKESLRREKENRLNQLEEVLKHTTEQIGQLEQTADQLRVKLRENENPAQLRGIKDFIGGAEIMFERPPEVCVDLPEGEFLGPLQYRTWRRMSAVLQPGVTAVTLNPDTAYPRLWVSTCCTQVSVGDIHPNLPNNPERFTRYNIVLGSQALASGQHYWVVEVGTKTAWGLGVAAASVNRKDEISLCPDDGFWTLVLREGRGGSEYEACTNHEESLLHPPRPPRRVGVYLDYGRGVVAFYDAGDMSHLFTFSDATFTEPVFPYFNPWPIIKGRNREPLIIISPDPEV; from the exons ATGGCTACTGACGCCAGCACGCTTGAGGAGCTACATAGCGAGCTCACCTGTCCAGTGTGCCTCGAGCTCTTCCGTGAGCCGGTGATCCTCGAGTGCGGACACCACTTCTGTCGCGTGTGCATTACGCAGTGCTGGGAGGCCAAGTACGATGAACACCCGACCTGCCCGAAGTGCCGAAAGACATGCGCTCCGAAGCTGCGCCCCAACTCGCTTCTGTGTAACGTCGTGGACAGCGTGAGGAGAGCTCGAGCCATGGATGGGAAACCCGGAGACCAGGAGAGCTCACAGGAGGATACTGAAGAACGGCAACGGGGGGGCATTATGCCCAGCTCCGGGTTCAGTTTCACCGATTTCTCTCCTCGCCTCGAGTCAGACCGGTGCGAGGAGCACGAGGAGAAATTGAAGTTATTCTGTGAGGATGATCAGCTCGCGATCTGCCTGGTGTGCGGGATGTCCCGAGACCACAAGACGCACAATGTCATCCCCATCAACGAGGCGTTCGAGAACTACAAG GACAAGCTGTCCATAGCCCTGGAGAGAGTAATGATCCAGACTGAACAGGCTTCTCTCTGTCAGGTCCAGACCAACAACAAGATCATGCTCATCAAG GAGCGAGCTGGGGACATAGaggagcaggtgagtgcagagtTTGGACGTCTGAGGGAGTTCCTTctccaggaggaggagagggtgaaggagagtcTGCGGCGGGAGAAGGAAAATAGGCTCAACCAATTGGAGGAGGTCCTCAAACACACCACAGAGCAAATCGGCCAGTTAGAGCAAACTGCCGACCAGCTCCGCGTCAAACTCCGAGAGAATGAGAACCCGGCACAACTCCGg GGAATCAAGGATTTTATCGGAGG agcggAGATTATGTTTGAGCGACCCCCGGAGGTGTGTGTGGATCTGCCGGAGGGGGAGTTCCTGGGACCACTGCAGTACCGCACCTGGAGGAGGATGAGCGCTGTCCTTCAGCCAG GTGTGACAGCGGTGACTCTAAACCCAGACACCGCCTACCCCAGGCTGTGGGTGTCCACGTGCTGCACCCAGGTCAGTGTTGGGGACATCCATCCCAACCTGCCCAACAACCCTGAGCGCTTCACGCGCTACAACATTGTCCTGGGAAGCCAAGCCCTCGCCTCAGGGCAACACTACTGGGTGGTTGAGGTGGGCACCAAGACGGCCTGGGGGCTGGGGGTGGCGGCCGCCTCGGTCAACAGGAAGGATGAGATTAGCCTGTGTCCCGACGACGGCTTCTGGACCCTGGTGTTAAGAGAGGGGCGGGGAGGGAGCGAGTACGAGGCCTGCACCAACCACGAGGAGAGCCTGTTGCACCCCCCTCGACCCCCCAGGAGGGTAGGGGTGTACCTTGACTACGGGAGGGGTGTGGTGGCGTTTTACGACGCAGGGGATATGAGTCACCTGTTCACCTTCTCCGACGCCACGTTCACA
- the LOC118363522 gene encoding zinc finger protein with KRAB and SCAN domains 1-like isoform X5, with the protein MGGGWKEARELYLIQFPGEEGELEEEGGCVSGEGEEMDNIKEESSDVVEGGYQPASLRLIKEALKMDPPNQNRHTGSRNHSEVGDMEFSPMAQEALKRPSAVRHEEGDDEEWDVGSPPTEVSEGVLSVEDLSGLETALRAERGRQQAALRIPPTAGSNHGSMTPDLEVIAGSEFSLGQKYIGLDGLEQEGALGSPTPSERDSSDALQGPGARLKEGERALPGGAGGVLQPRWPKRPRDGEGMEEQGGSDEALHHPSAPGSVDDSGEEETGDLMHFCTQCGGGFANEAELEEHPCPLGDTHLQGGTEATLFPCASCGHAFSHAWALKNHECVCAAERPHRCELCGKGFTHSRSLERHQVVHTGERPHRCQQCGRSFSRLSNLERHQRIHTGERPYGCEVCGRRFSRVEYLKRHQLIHSGDRDKAGSAHQCSQCGKGFSEPEQLKNHECFL; encoded by the exons ATGGGGGGAGGGTGGAAGGAGGCACGCGAGCTGTACCTCATTCAGTTCCCCGGGGAGGAAggagaactggaggaggaggggggctgtgtttcaggagagggggaggagatggacaacatcaaagaggag TCCAGTGACGTGGTGGAGGGGGGCTACCAGCCTGCGTCTCTGCGGCTGATCAAGGAAGCCCTGAAGATGGACCCGCCCAACCAGAACCGCCATACTGGATCCAGAAACCACAGCGAAG TAGGAGACATGGAGTTCAGCCCTATGGCCCAGGAGGCCCTGAAGCGGCCCTCAGCCGTAAGGcatgaagagggggatgacgaGGAGTGGGACGTGGGGTCCCCTCCAACAGAGGTGTCGGAGGGGGTGCTGAGCGTGGAGGACCTGAGTGGGCTGGAGACGGCCCTGAGGGCAGAGAGGGGGCGCCAGCAAGCAGCCCTGAGGATTCCTCCCACAGCAGGCTCCAACCATGGCTCCATGACCCCTGACCTGGAAGTCATAGCAGGTAGCGAGTTCAGCCTGGGCCAGAAGTACATTGGTCTGGATGGGTTGGAACAGGAGGGGGCGCTGGGGAGTCCCACACCCTCAGAGAGGGACTCTAGTGATGCCCTGCAGGGTCCTGGTGCCCGTCTGAAGGAAGGTGAGAGGGCACTGCCAGGGGGGGCTGGAGGAGTGCTGCAGCCACGCTGGCCCAAGAGGCCGAGGGAcggtgaggggatggaggagcagggaggcTCAGATGAGGCCCTGCATCACCCATCTGCTCCGGGTAGCGTGGATGACAGTGGTGAGGAGGAGACCGGAGACCTGATGCATTTCTGCACGCAGTGCGGTGGGGGCTTTGCCAACGAGGCTGAGCTGGAGGAGCacccctgccccctgggggacACTCACCTGCAGGGAGGGACGGAGGCCACCCTGTTTCCCTGCGCTTCATGCGGCCACGCCTTCAGCCATGCCTGGGCCCTGAAGAACCACGAGTGTGTGTGCGCGGCCGAGCGGCCCCACCGCTGCGAGCTCTGTGGGAAGGGCTTCACACACTCTCGCTCGCTGGAGAGGCACCAGGTggttcacactggagagaggCCACACCGCTGCCAGCAGTGCGGGCGGAGCTTTAGTCGCCTAAGCAACCTGGAGAGGCACCAGCGGATCCACACGGGCGAGCGTCCATACGGGTGCGAGGTGTGCGGCAGGCGTTTCAGCAGAGTAGAGTACCTGAAAAGACACCAGCTGATCCACAGTGGAGACCGAGACAAGGCCGGCAGCGCCCACCAGTGCTCTCAGTGTGGGAAAGGCTTCAGCGAACCAGAGCAGCTCAAAAACCATGAGTGCTTTTTATAG
- the LOC118363522 gene encoding zinc finger and SCAN domain-containing protein 21-like isoform X2: MADSVETFQTHLTSVMDSLIRASVCEITKLFQDTVNDYLVEISLNRKEMDALKLRLRLTENKLRNERKYGMGWAENRRNAGLIVSEDGGRKKRKIEVPRGKQTLGLALGGAGEEEGGAARVVMGGGWKEARELYLIQFPGEEGELEEEGGCVSGEGEEMDNIKEESSDVVEGGYQPASLRLIKEALKMDPPNQNRHTGSRNHSEGDMEFSPMAQEALKRPSAVRHEEGDDEEWDVGSPPTEVSEGVLSVEDLSGLETALRAERGRQQAALRIPPTAGSNHGSMTPDLEVIAGSEFSLGQKYIGLDGLEQEGALGSPTPSERDSSDALQGPGARLKEGERALPGGAGGVLQPRWPKRPRDGEGMEEQGGSDEALHHPSAPGSVDDSGEEETGDLMHFCTQCGGGFANEAELEEHPCPLGDTHLQGGTEATLFPCASCGHAFSHAWALKNHECVCAAERPHRCELCGKGFTHSRSLERHQVVHTGERPHRCQQCGRSFSRLSNLERHQRIHTGERPYGCEVCGRRFSRVEYLKRHQLIHSGDRDKAGSAHQCSQCGKGFSEPEQLKNHECFL, from the exons ATGGCGGACTCGGTGGAGACGTTCCAGACCCACCTAACCTCAGTCATGGACAGTTTGATCCGCGCATCGGTGTGCGAGATCACCAAACTGTTCCAGGACACGGTGAATGACTATCTGGTGGAAATATCGCTGAACAGGAAGGAAATGGACGCTCTAAAACTCCGACTCCGACTGACGGAGAACAAACTGAGAAATGAACGCAAGTACGGGATGGGGTGGGCAGAGAATCGCCGCAATGCTGGTTTGATAGTGTCTGAGGACGGTGGGCGGAAAAAGCGGAAAATTGAAGTGCCTC GAGGAAAGCAGACGCTGGGCCTAGCCTTGGGAGGCgcgggggaggaggaaggaggagcagCCAGGGTAGTAATGGGGGGAGGGTGGAAGGAGGCACGCGAGCTGTACCTCATTCAGTTCCCCGGGGAGGAAggagaactggaggaggaggggggctgtgtttcaggagagggggaggagatggacaacatcaaagaggag TCCAGTGACGTGGTGGAGGGGGGCTACCAGCCTGCGTCTCTGCGGCTGATCAAGGAAGCCCTGAAGATGGACCCGCCCAACCAGAACCGCCATACTGGATCCAGAAACCACAGCGAAG GAGACATGGAGTTCAGCCCTATGGCCCAGGAGGCCCTGAAGCGGCCCTCAGCCGTAAGGcatgaagagggggatgacgaGGAGTGGGACGTGGGGTCCCCTCCAACAGAGGTGTCGGAGGGGGTGCTGAGCGTGGAGGACCTGAGTGGGCTGGAGACGGCCCTGAGGGCAGAGAGGGGGCGCCAGCAAGCAGCCCTGAGGATTCCTCCCACAGCAGGCTCCAACCATGGCTCCATGACCCCTGACCTGGAAGTCATAGCAGGTAGCGAGTTCAGCCTGGGCCAGAAGTACATTGGTCTGGATGGGTTGGAACAGGAGGGGGCGCTGGGGAGTCCCACACCCTCAGAGAGGGACTCTAGTGATGCCCTGCAGGGTCCTGGTGCCCGTCTGAAGGAAGGTGAGAGGGCACTGCCAGGGGGGGCTGGAGGAGTGCTGCAGCCACGCTGGCCCAAGAGGCCGAGGGAcggtgaggggatggaggagcagggaggcTCAGATGAGGCCCTGCATCACCCATCTGCTCCGGGTAGCGTGGATGACAGTGGTGAGGAGGAGACCGGAGACCTGATGCATTTCTGCACGCAGTGCGGTGGGGGCTTTGCCAACGAGGCTGAGCTGGAGGAGCacccctgccccctgggggacACTCACCTGCAGGGAGGGACGGAGGCCACCCTGTTTCCCTGCGCTTCATGCGGCCACGCCTTCAGCCATGCCTGGGCCCTGAAGAACCACGAGTGTGTGTGCGCGGCCGAGCGGCCCCACCGCTGCGAGCTCTGTGGGAAGGGCTTCACACACTCTCGCTCGCTGGAGAGGCACCAGGTggttcacactggagagaggCCACACCGCTGCCAGCAGTGCGGGCGGAGCTTTAGTCGCCTAAGCAACCTGGAGAGGCACCAGCGGATCCACACGGGCGAGCGTCCATACGGGTGCGAGGTGTGCGGCAGGCGTTTCAGCAGAGTAGAGTACCTGAAAAGACACCAGCTGATCCACAGTGGAGACCGAGACAAGGCCGGCAGCGCCCACCAGTGCTCTCAGTGTGGGAAAGGCTTCAGCGAACCAGAGCAGCTCAAAAACCATGAGTGCTTTTTATAG
- the LOC118363522 gene encoding zinc finger and SCAN domain-containing protein 22-like isoform X1 — MADSVETFQTHLTSVMDSLIRASVCEITKLFQDTVNDYLVEISLNRKEMDALKLRLRLTENKLRNERKYGMGWAENRRNAGLIVSEDGGRKKRKIEVPRGKQTLGLALGGAGEEEGGAARVVMGGGWKEARELYLIQFPGEEGELEEEGGCVSGEGEEMDNIKEESSDVVEGGYQPASLRLIKEALKMDPPNQNRHTGSRNHSEVGDMEFSPMAQEALKRPSAVRHEEGDDEEWDVGSPPTEVSEGVLSVEDLSGLETALRAERGRQQAALRIPPTAGSNHGSMTPDLEVIAGSEFSLGQKYIGLDGLEQEGALGSPTPSERDSSDALQGPGARLKEGERALPGGAGGVLQPRWPKRPRDGEGMEEQGGSDEALHHPSAPGSVDDSGEEETGDLMHFCTQCGGGFANEAELEEHPCPLGDTHLQGGTEATLFPCASCGHAFSHAWALKNHECVCAAERPHRCELCGKGFTHSRSLERHQVVHTGERPHRCQQCGRSFSRLSNLERHQRIHTGERPYGCEVCGRRFSRVEYLKRHQLIHSGDRDKAGSAHQCSQCGKGFSEPEQLKNHECFL, encoded by the exons ATGGCGGACTCGGTGGAGACGTTCCAGACCCACCTAACCTCAGTCATGGACAGTTTGATCCGCGCATCGGTGTGCGAGATCACCAAACTGTTCCAGGACACGGTGAATGACTATCTGGTGGAAATATCGCTGAACAGGAAGGAAATGGACGCTCTAAAACTCCGACTCCGACTGACGGAGAACAAACTGAGAAATGAACGCAAGTACGGGATGGGGTGGGCAGAGAATCGCCGCAATGCTGGTTTGATAGTGTCTGAGGACGGTGGGCGGAAAAAGCGGAAAATTGAAGTGCCTC GAGGAAAGCAGACGCTGGGCCTAGCCTTGGGAGGCgcgggggaggaggaaggaggagcagCCAGGGTAGTAATGGGGGGAGGGTGGAAGGAGGCACGCGAGCTGTACCTCATTCAGTTCCCCGGGGAGGAAggagaactggaggaggaggggggctgtgtttcaggagagggggaggagatggacaacatcaaagaggag TCCAGTGACGTGGTGGAGGGGGGCTACCAGCCTGCGTCTCTGCGGCTGATCAAGGAAGCCCTGAAGATGGACCCGCCCAACCAGAACCGCCATACTGGATCCAGAAACCACAGCGAAG TAGGAGACATGGAGTTCAGCCCTATGGCCCAGGAGGCCCTGAAGCGGCCCTCAGCCGTAAGGcatgaagagggggatgacgaGGAGTGGGACGTGGGGTCCCCTCCAACAGAGGTGTCGGAGGGGGTGCTGAGCGTGGAGGACCTGAGTGGGCTGGAGACGGCCCTGAGGGCAGAGAGGGGGCGCCAGCAAGCAGCCCTGAGGATTCCTCCCACAGCAGGCTCCAACCATGGCTCCATGACCCCTGACCTGGAAGTCATAGCAGGTAGCGAGTTCAGCCTGGGCCAGAAGTACATTGGTCTGGATGGGTTGGAACAGGAGGGGGCGCTGGGGAGTCCCACACCCTCAGAGAGGGACTCTAGTGATGCCCTGCAGGGTCCTGGTGCCCGTCTGAAGGAAGGTGAGAGGGCACTGCCAGGGGGGGCTGGAGGAGTGCTGCAGCCACGCTGGCCCAAGAGGCCGAGGGAcggtgaggggatggaggagcagggaggcTCAGATGAGGCCCTGCATCACCCATCTGCTCCGGGTAGCGTGGATGACAGTGGTGAGGAGGAGACCGGAGACCTGATGCATTTCTGCACGCAGTGCGGTGGGGGCTTTGCCAACGAGGCTGAGCTGGAGGAGCacccctgccccctgggggacACTCACCTGCAGGGAGGGACGGAGGCCACCCTGTTTCCCTGCGCTTCATGCGGCCACGCCTTCAGCCATGCCTGGGCCCTGAAGAACCACGAGTGTGTGTGCGCGGCCGAGCGGCCCCACCGCTGCGAGCTCTGTGGGAAGGGCTTCACACACTCTCGCTCGCTGGAGAGGCACCAGGTggttcacactggagagaggCCACACCGCTGCCAGCAGTGCGGGCGGAGCTTTAGTCGCCTAAGCAACCTGGAGAGGCACCAGCGGATCCACACGGGCGAGCGTCCATACGGGTGCGAGGTGTGCGGCAGGCGTTTCAGCAGAGTAGAGTACCTGAAAAGACACCAGCTGATCCACAGTGGAGACCGAGACAAGGCCGGCAGCGCCCACCAGTGCTCTCAGTGTGGGAAAGGCTTCAGCGAACCAGAGCAGCTCAAAAACCATGAGTGCTTTTTATAG